CTGCCTGAACTGGCGGACTCCCGGTACGGCCTGATCGGGGATGCCCTGCTGGGCGAGCGGAAAGCCCCCAGCGGCGGGGCGGGCTACTTCCTCTCCCGCGCGGTGGTGGAGGAAATTGCCGCCAGGTCGGACGTGCCGCTCACGGGGGCGGAAGACCTCATCTTCGGGAAGCTGGCCCTTGAAACCGGGGCGGAGTACCTGGTGACGCCGAGGCTCTTCCTCTCCAACGTGCGCTACCCGCTGCCGGACAACGACACGGTGACGGCGCATTGGTGCATCCCCTCCGTGCTGCGCGCCATGGACGTGCTGCGTCACGGTACGCCCGCCGCCGTGTACCGCGGCATCCACCCCCACTGGGACGACTCCTTCCTCTTTTACCGGGAGGGGGTGTTCCGGAGGGCGTCCTCCCCGGACTTCGGATGGTGGAAACTCGGCGGGGAGACCCGGGACACGCTGACATTGGCCTGGAAGCGGTGGGACCCGATGGAACTGGAATGGAAGGGAGAAAACTTCCAAGGCCCCTCCGTGACCCTGGCGAGGCTGGATGGTTCCCGCTCGCTCTGGGAACTGCCGCCTCCGGACGAAGGAGCGCTGGAATGAGAAGGCAATTCCGGACGTGACAGCACTTCCAAAAAAAGATAAAAAGGCGGGATGGAAAAGAGTTCTGACGGTACGGAGCCCAAGGAGATCAAGGCCTATATCTACATGACGTATGAGAACATGCTCAAGGTATTGGCCGGAGGAGCCCTGAAGGTGCGCACCATCGACGAGTGCAACGATCCCTATGAGTTCATGCCCGCCGGACCGGAAGGGGAAAAATGGTCGAAAGAGTATGAGATGGCGTTTATCTGCTTTTCCTCCCTTTACAATTCCGGAGCGATGTGGGCGCACTACGGCGACAAGCACAAGGGGGTATGCCTGGAGTTTACCTTCCCCCTGCGCCAGCTAAACGTTGAAGACGAGTACTCCTATTATATTCTGGATATTGAACTGAAAGAAGACTCGCTTATTTCGTTTAGCTGGAGAAAGCGGGATAAAACCCATCTCTATTATTGTGTGCTGTTTAATATGAAATATAAGAAAGAGCGCCAAAAATTTGAGTATGGCATGTTCGGAACCAGCATGATGGGTGACCGCCTGATGTGTGATGTAGATAAATGTCTCTTAACAAAAGATAAGTCTTGGCACTATGAGGAAGAACTGCGGATACTCGTCTCCTTGCCAGAGAAGGATGTTAGGAAGGAGGAGGACTATTTCGTAGATTGCTTCCACAAGTATTTGACGGGGATTATCCTGGGAATCAAATGCCAGAAGGACGCGGAAAGCGTTGAAAAGATTGTCGAACTTTTCCGGAAGGACGGGGACGGACCTATCCAGGTGTACCAGGCCCAGTATTCCGAAAAGACATTTGACGTTCTCGTTCCCGGGATCGACAAGGCCCCGGGAAACCCCTAGAGCCGGGGATTGAGACAACAGCAAAAGAGCGGATGCCATGTACAAGATACTCGTCGTAAGTTTGCCCGGCTCCCCGAAGAGGGAGGCCATGAGCGCCCGGCTCCTGGAACAGGGGCTGGCCTGGGAGTGGGTGGACGGCGTGCGCCTGGAAGCCGTGGAAGAAGCCGCGCCGGAGGAGTACAGCAACCTGGAGGCCTACCGCATTCCGCGACTGAAGACGGACCCGGACTACATCCGCCGCGCGGTGGGCTGCAAGCGGGCCATGCGGAATGCGCTGGCGTGGGCCGCATGCTGCGAGGAGGAATGGGTGGTCATCCTCCAGGACGACGCGCGGGTGATGCCGGAGTTTGACGTGAAGCTGCGGGATCTCCTCAGCAAGGCGCCAGCCACCGCTGGA
This is a stretch of genomic DNA from Akkermansia sp. N21116. It encodes these proteins:
- a CDS encoding DUF2971 domain-containing protein: MEKSSDGTEPKEIKAYIYMTYENMLKVLAGGALKVRTIDECNDPYEFMPAGPEGEKWSKEYEMAFICFSSLYNSGAMWAHYGDKHKGVCLEFTFPLRQLNVEDEYSYYILDIELKEDSLISFSWRKRDKTHLYYCVLFNMKYKKERQKFEYGMFGTSMMGDRLMCDVDKCLLTKDKSWHYEEELRILVSLPEKDVRKEEDYFVDCFHKYLTGIILGIKCQKDAESVEKIVELFRKDGDGPIQVYQAQYSEKTFDVLVPGIDKAPGNP